The genomic stretch ACCTAGGATTTCTATTGATTCATTTTGGGGTTTAATGTGGTCAGGATCGACATCCTGTTTACCAAGTGCTACAATCGCACGTTTAATCGTTCCTTTATCCGTAAAAATTGGTTTTTTACCAAAAGCATCAACCCCAATTTCACCAATAGGGACAGATGGTTTCTCTTTCAACTCTATTATCTGTGCTTTTAATTCAAACACATCTTGATGCAAATCAGCTAAATCTTCTAAATATGCTGTTTCACGACCCAACACTATTCCCTCACCAAGTCGTAAGTTATTTATTCCACACGGCATTTTATCAATAAGTACCAAATGTAAACTTGATGTGTTACCTCCGGATATAATATCTAGCGTTATATTAAACGTATCTTCAATTTTATGTTTAAATTCAACCAACTGCTCTAGCGTTTCAGTTGTAGGAATTATTCCGCCGTAACAAGTTAAATTTGTACCAATTCCTTTTAATTTAATGTGATTTAAATTTATTATTTGTTCAATGGTGTCCATATTAAAGTCTTTAAACCAAATCCCTTCTCTTAAATCACCTAAGTCAATCATCAATATCACTTCGTGTACGCTATTTTGACGCTTCGCCGAAGTATTTAAACAGTTAATTGTACTTAGTTCTGAGTTTAATGAAAGGTTGGCATATTTAACCACTTCATCTGCTTCATTTTGCATCGGTAAACGCAGCAATACTTTTGGCATACTATAATCTTTAAACTTAGCTAGATTTTCAATCCGTGAATCAGCAATATGTGTGATCCCTGAATTTACCATGGTATCCACTGATTCCATATCGCCAGCTAGTACTTTCGTAACACCAAATATTGTATTAATACCTTTTTGTTTACAGCGGTTCGTTAGTATTTTAGTATTAAACGCTAATTTGTTCAAATCAATACGAATATGTGGATACATAATACCGCTCCTTTATATCCTATAAACCTAGACTATTTTTAAGCAATTCAAGTGCTT from Haloplasma contractile SSD-17B encodes the following:
- the orr gene encoding ornithine racemase Orr — translated: MYPHIRIDLNKLAFNTKILTNRCKQKGINTIFGVTKVLAGDMESVDTMVNSGITHIADSRIENLAKFKDYSMPKVLLRLPMQNEADEVVKYANLSLNSELSTINCLNTSAKRQNSVHEVILMIDLGDLREGIWFKDFNMDTIEQIINLNHIKLKGIGTNLTCYGGIIPTTETLEQLVEFKHKIEDTFNITLDIISGGNTSSLHLVLIDKMPCGINNLRLGEGIVLGRETAYLEDLADLHQDVFELKAQIIELKEKPSVPIGEIGVDAFGKKPIFTDKGTIKRAIVALGKQDVDPDHIKPQNESIEILGSSSDHLILDVTRTDLNLGGIVTFNVDYGGLLQVMTSPYVKKVHV